A stretch of the Chitiniphilus purpureus genome encodes the following:
- a CDS encoding methyl-accepting chemotaxis protein: MRRNEPTTQTEIPVDPQRPLVSRTDLSSRITYANPAFVKISGFSKGELIGQPHNIVRHPDMPQAAFADLWRTIQSGQPWRGLVKNRCANGDFYWVDAYVTSLTEQGRPVGYMSVRGTPGRDQVAQAEALYRAVNEGRARFPATHWPRTLALQWRAALVLLAALLPVLATALWPQWRWGWVVLAALVAGAGWLWLRASWRAPLARVVDAFSSLAEGNFRFEVDTKAPTELAAVLLRLESMRINLRAIIADVIGASGDVGRRADELAHEAQSLRNRATTQSGGMSSVVAALEQLNVSVQEIHQSTQLSAEHAGRAADLSVEGAQVVAQAQAVNHEAVKVIERARETLGTLNQAVQEINAVTLTIRGIAEQTNLLALNASIEAARAGEQGRGFAVVADEVRQLAERTSYSTGTISNTIQAVADRAARAIEDMDQAVSAVQRGVGVIDSCNATLQEIRDASQSVGQSTQGIDAMLDQQAQAAHDVANNMEQISALAEQNSNSVGQVTQSAAHLAQVAEALQALLRQFEKSL; this comes from the coding sequence ATGCGCCGCAACGAGCCAACCACCCAGACCGAAATACCGGTCGACCCGCAACGCCCGCTGGTCAGCAGGACGGATCTGAGCAGCCGGATCACCTATGCCAATCCGGCCTTCGTTAAGATCAGCGGGTTTTCCAAGGGCGAATTGATCGGGCAGCCGCACAACATCGTCCGCCATCCTGATATGCCGCAAGCCGCGTTTGCCGACCTGTGGCGCACCATCCAGTCCGGACAACCCTGGCGTGGGCTGGTGAAGAACCGCTGTGCCAATGGTGATTTCTACTGGGTCGATGCGTACGTGACATCATTGACCGAGCAGGGTCGCCCGGTGGGCTACATGTCGGTCCGGGGGACCCCGGGCCGGGACCAGGTGGCACAGGCCGAAGCGCTGTACCGGGCCGTGAATGAAGGACGCGCCCGGTTTCCCGCTACACACTGGCCACGCACGCTGGCCTTGCAGTGGCGTGCGGCACTGGTGCTGCTGGCAGCGCTGCTGCCGGTGCTGGCCACCGCGTTGTGGCCGCAATGGCGCTGGGGGTGGGTGGTATTGGCCGCACTGGTGGCAGGGGCGGGCTGGCTGTGGCTGCGGGCAAGCTGGCGGGCACCACTTGCCAGGGTGGTCGACGCCTTCTCCAGCCTTGCCGAAGGCAACTTCCGCTTTGAGGTGGATACCAAGGCGCCCACCGAACTGGCCGCGGTGCTGCTGCGGCTGGAAAGCATGCGCATCAACCTGCGCGCCATCATTGCCGATGTGATCGGTGCCAGCGGTGACGTAGGCCGGCGTGCCGATGAGCTGGCGCACGAGGCGCAGTCGCTGCGCAACCGTGCGACCACCCAGTCCGGCGGCATGTCCAGCGTCGTTGCGGCGCTGGAGCAGCTCAATGTGTCGGTGCAGGAGATCCACCAATCCACCCAACTGAGCGCGGAACACGCAGGCCGGGCCGCAGATCTGAGCGTTGAGGGCGCGCAGGTAGTGGCGCAGGCGCAAGCGGTCAACCATGAAGCGGTGAAAGTGATCGAACGCGCCCGCGAGACGCTGGGCACGCTCAATCAGGCGGTGCAGGAGATCAACGCGGTGACGTTGACCATCCGCGGTATCGCCGAACAGACCAATCTGCTGGCGCTCAATGCCTCCATCGAAGCGGCGCGTGCCGGGGAGCAGGGCCGCGGCTTTGCGGTGGTGGCGGACGAGGTGAGGCAATTGGCCGAGCGCACCAGCTACAGCACCGGCACCATCAGCAACACCATCCAGGCCGTGGCCGATCGGGCCGCACGGGCGATCGAGGATATGGATCAGGCGGTCAGCGCGGTGCAGCGCGGGGTCGGAGTGATCGACAGCTGTAACGCCACGTTGCAGGAAATCCGCGATGCAAGCCAGTCGGTCGGGCAATCGACGCAGGGCATCGATGCCATGCTCGATCAACAGGCGCAGGCGGCACACGATGTGGCCAACAACATGGAGCAGATCAGCGCGCTGGCCGAGCAGAACAGCAATTCGGTCGGGCAGGTGACCCAGTCGGCCGCGCACCTTGCCCAGGTGGCCGAAGCGCTGCAGGCGCTGCTCCGGCAATTCGAGAAGTCGCTATGA